The Gemmatimonadales bacterium genome contains the following window.
ACTTCTCGCTCACGGGCGCTGAGCGTGGCGTAGCGGTCGCGCAGCACCTGTGCCTCCGAACGCTGCTCGAGGGACGCGCGACTGCGTTCGAGGGCGCTCGCGATGGCGTCCAGGAGCACGTCGTCCCGGAATGGCTTGGTGAGGAATTCGGCGGCCCCCGCCTTCATCGCCCGCACCGTCATGGGCACGTCACCATGTCCGGTGATGAAGATGATCGGCATGTCGCTGCGATCGGCCCCGAGACGACGTTGGAGGTCGAGCCCGTCGAGTGCCGGAAGCGATACGTCGAGCACCAGGCAGCTCGGGACGAGGGCCCGGGGCCTGGCGAGAAACGCCTCGGCGGACGCGTACGTCTCCGGCCGCCAGCCGGCCGCACGGATCAGGAGGTCGAGCGATTCGCGGACCGATTCGTCGTCGTCGACGACGAACACGAGGGGGCCAGGAGTCGTCACACCTTCCCTCAGGCCACTCGCAGCGCGGAGCCGATGGCGGCTAGCAGCGCGCTCTCGGTGAACGGCTTGAAAAGGCAATCCACGGCACCCTGCTCGAGCAGACGGGGAAGCATCGTCCGGTCTCCATGCGCCGTGATGAAGACGACCGGCATCGATTGGCCGCGGCGCTGCAGCTCGCACTGAAGCTCGGGTCCCGACATGCCCGGCATTGTCACGTCGAGGACCAGGCACTTCGTCCGGCCCGGGTCGCCGGAGGCGAGGAACTCTTCGGCGGACGAGAACGTCTCGACTTCGTAGCCGGATTCGCGCAGCAGCTCCGGGAGCGACTCGCGCACCGACTGATCGTCGTCGATGACCGTAACCAGGGGACGCCTCGCCGAGTCATGGGTCATACCGATCCTTTCGCATCCCGCGGCGCTCCAGGACGATACGCCCACGGGTCTGCCCGGGGTATCACACCTTGGTATCGGTCTCCCAACCTGGAACTCCCCCTAGGTCACAGGAGGCCGGCGGTGGCCGCGGCGGGGCCCAGCACGAACTGGAATATCGCGCCCCGTGGTACGTTCGGCACGATCCACAGCGTGCCCTCATGGGCCTCGATGATCGAACGGCAGATCGACAGGCCCATTCCCATGCCGTCGGCTTTCGTGGTGTAGAGCGGATTGAACACCTGCTGGACGTCCTCGGCATTGACCCCTGTCCCGGTGTCGGCGATGGCGACGAGGACGCCGCCGTCGCCCTGGACCTCGGAGCGCACGGCGAGCACGCGGGGGTCGTCCACGGTGGCCATCGCCTCCATCGCATTGGTGATCAGGT
Protein-coding sequences here:
- a CDS encoding response regulator, with the translated sequence MTHDSARRPLVTVIDDDQSVRESLPELLRESGYEVETFSSAEEFLASGDPGRTKCLVLDVTMPGMSGPELQCELQRRGQSMPVVFITAHGDRTMLPRLLEQGAVDCLFKPFTESALLAAIGSALRVA
- a CDS encoding response regulator transcription factor is translated as MTTPGPLVFVVDDDESVRESLDLLIRAAGWRPETYASAEAFLARPRALVPSCLVLDVSLPALDGLDLQRRLGADRSDMPIIFITGHGDVPMTVRAMKAGAAEFLTKPFRDDVLLDAIASALERSRASLEQRSEAQVLRDRYATLSAREREVMALVVSGLLNKQTAGELHISEITVKAHRGKVMRKMGAGSLADLVKMAERLGVDLAAVNEGPAPIRS